Proteins encoded in a region of the Pseudomonas sp. PDNC002 genome:
- the ung gene encoding uracil-DNA glycosylase: protein MTNDDRIKLEPSWKEALHEEFEKPYMKQLGEFLRAEKAAGKVIFPPGPLIFNALNTTPLERIKVVIIGQDPYHGPGQAHGLCFSVQPGVPTPPSLQNIYKELQRDLNIPIPNHGYLQHWAEQGVLLLNTSLTVEQARAGSHAQAGWGPFTDKVIEVVSQRCDRLVFLLWGSHAQSKQKLIDAQKHLVLKSAHPSPLSAYRGFLGNGHFSRTNKFLEQSGLTPIDWSLPPV from the coding sequence ATGACCAACGACGACCGGATCAAGCTGGAACCCAGCTGGAAAGAAGCGCTCCACGAAGAATTCGAGAAGCCCTACATGAAGCAGCTGGGCGAGTTCCTGCGTGCGGAGAAGGCCGCCGGCAAGGTGATCTTCCCGCCCGGTCCGCTGATCTTCAATGCGCTGAATACCACGCCGCTGGAGCGCATCAAGGTCGTGATCATCGGCCAGGACCCATACCACGGCCCCGGCCAGGCCCACGGCCTGTGCTTCTCGGTACAGCCGGGCGTGCCGACGCCGCCGTCGTTGCAGAACATCTATAAAGAGCTGCAGCGTGACCTGAACATCCCGATCCCGAATCACGGTTACCTGCAGCACTGGGCCGAGCAGGGCGTGCTGCTGCTCAACACCTCGCTGACCGTCGAGCAGGCCCGTGCCGGCTCCCATGCCCAGGCGGGCTGGGGCCCGTTCACCGACAAGGTGATCGAGGTGGTCAGCCAGCGCTGCGACCGCCTGGTGTTCCTGCTCTGGGGCTCCCATGCGCAGAGCAAGCAGAAGCTGATCGACGCGCAGAAGCACCTGGTGCTCAAGTCCGCGCATCCGTCGCCGCTCTCGGCCTACCGTGGCTTCCTCGGTAACGGCCACTTCAGCCGCACCAACAAGTTTCTCGAACAGAGCGGTCTGACGCCTATCGACTGGTCGCTTCCGCCGGTCTGA
- a CDS encoding ABC transporter substrate-binding protein gives MRFLTAALSLVAAFSCLAHAAEPINLGLNYPRTGSYKEEGLAQMRGALLAIDEINTQGGVLGRPLHLLSKDDASRPEKALRNIDAMAADGAAMFFGGASSAVAIAAGERAAQKKLLYFGTLTYSNDTTGKDGQRYMFRECNSAWMSARALGSYLGRTLPGKRYFYVTANYTWGLTTESSLRHYTGTEDAARHPSIKVPFPGARLSDYRNALTQAAASKADVLVLALFGEDLVHAMRIADELGLTRNHQIIAPNLTQSMVELAGPGLMQGVIGTEPWTWQVPEREGSARGQAFVRDFTERYGVYPASSAASAYSIVYQWADAAKRSGSLDSDALVKALEGHRYSLLKGEQQWRGFDHQNIQRVYVVKVKPRDEVLRDPLHQDYFEIVEHMDGPEAAPTLAEWQAERSAAGKPLTLQ, from the coding sequence ATGCGCTTTCTGACTGCCGCACTCTCGCTGGTGGCTGCCTTCAGCTGCCTGGCGCACGCCGCCGAGCCGATCAACCTCGGTCTCAACTACCCCCGCACCGGCTCCTACAAGGAAGAAGGCCTCGCGCAGATGCGCGGCGCGCTGCTGGCCATCGACGAGATCAACACCCAGGGTGGCGTGCTCGGCCGGCCGCTGCACCTGCTGAGCAAGGACGATGCCTCGCGCCCGGAGAAGGCCCTGCGCAATATCGACGCGATGGCCGCCGACGGCGCGGCGATGTTCTTCGGCGGCGCCTCCAGCGCGGTGGCCATCGCCGCCGGCGAACGAGCGGCGCAAAAGAAGCTGCTGTACTTCGGCACCCTCACCTACTCCAACGACACCACCGGCAAGGACGGCCAGCGCTACATGTTCCGCGAGTGCAACAGCGCGTGGATGAGCGCCCGCGCCCTGGGCAGCTACCTGGGCCGCACATTGCCGGGCAAGCGCTACTTCTACGTCACCGCCAACTACACCTGGGGCCTGACTACCGAAAGCTCGCTGCGCCACTACACCGGCACCGAAGATGCCGCCCGGCATCCGTCGATCAAGGTGCCCTTCCCCGGCGCGCGTCTCTCCGATTACCGCAACGCCTTGACCCAGGCAGCGGCGAGCAAGGCCGATGTACTGGTGCTGGCGCTGTTCGGCGAGGACCTGGTGCACGCCATGCGCATCGCCGACGAACTGGGGCTGACGCGCAACCACCAGATCATCGCGCCCAACCTCACCCAAAGCATGGTCGAGCTGGCCGGGCCCGGCCTGATGCAGGGCGTGATCGGCACCGAGCCCTGGACCTGGCAGGTGCCCGAGCGCGAGGGCTCGGCGCGCGGCCAGGCCTTCGTGCGCGACTTCACCGAGCGCTATGGGGTCTATCCCGCGAGCTCCGCCGCCTCTGCCTACAGCATCGTCTACCAGTGGGCCGACGCCGCCAAACGCAGCGGCAGCCTGGACAGCGACGCGCTGGTCAAGGCGCTGGAGGGCCATCGCTACAGCCTGCTCAAGGGCGAACAGCAATGGCGCGGCTTCGATCACCAGAACATCCAGCGCGTCTATGTGGTGAAGGTGAAACCGCGCGATGAAGTCCTGCGCGACCCGCTGCATCAGGACTACTTCGAGATCGTCGAGCACATGGACGGCCCCGAAGCGGCCCCGACCCTCGCCGAGTGGCAGGCCGAACGCAGCGCCGCAGGCAAGCCGCTGACGCTGCAATAG
- a CDS encoding AraC family transcriptional regulator yields MSRPLISTWPLPQQGVRFITPPRLRRALDRHPLGQACYPLALGYYPAAVGHRMERESPDDHLLIYCSAGHGWLETADGRFEVAGGDLLVLPKGLAHAYGADPQRPWSIFWVHLEGRLAEDFLRPLGKSPRLRVGVQPRILGEFDALLALRRQGLSLPHFIHAAHLLQSLLTSLALRPARARLKSGRVLDVEAVQAMMREHLHDALNLDELAAQFRLSRFHFAKTYRALTGQAPIQDFIRLKMTHACRLLDQGNLEVRQVAEQLGYADPYYFSRLFKSVVGMAPSHYRALHTG; encoded by the coding sequence ATGTCCCGTCCGCTGATTTCCACCTGGCCGCTGCCCCAGCAGGGCGTCCGCTTCATCACGCCTCCGCGTCTGCGACGTGCGCTGGACCGCCACCCGCTCGGCCAGGCGTGCTATCCGCTGGCCCTGGGCTACTACCCGGCGGCGGTGGGGCATCGCATGGAGCGGGAAAGCCCGGACGATCATCTGCTGATCTACTGCAGCGCCGGACATGGCTGGCTGGAAACGGCGGATGGACGATTCGAGGTCGCCGGTGGCGACCTGCTGGTGCTACCCAAGGGCCTTGCCCACGCCTATGGCGCCGACCCGCAGCGCCCGTGGTCGATCTTCTGGGTGCACCTTGAGGGGCGGCTGGCCGAGGACTTCCTGCGCCCGCTGGGCAAGTCGCCGCGCCTGCGTGTAGGCGTACAGCCGCGGATTCTCGGTGAGTTCGATGCGCTGTTGGCGCTGCGCCGCCAGGGCCTGAGCCTGCCGCACTTCATCCATGCCGCGCATTTGTTGCAAAGCCTGCTGACCTCCTTGGCGCTGCGCCCGGCGCGGGCTCGGCTGAAGTCCGGTCGCGTGTTGGACGTGGAGGCGGTGCAGGCGATGATGCGCGAACACCTGCACGACGCGCTGAACCTCGACGAGCTGGCCGCGCAGTTCCGCCTGTCGCGCTTCCACTTCGCCAAGACCTACCGCGCGCTGACCGGCCAGGCGCCGATCCAGGATTTCATCCGGCTGAAGATGACCCACGCCTGCCGCCTGCTCGACCAGGGCAATCTCGAAGTGCGCCAGGTCGCCGAGCAACTGGGCTACGCCGATCCGTACTATTTCTCGCGGCTGTTCAAGAGCGTGGTGGGCATGGCGCCCAGTCATTACCGGGCGCTGCATACCGGCTGA
- a CDS encoding VanW family protein has translation MRKPLSLYHPWLYALRVWQRRLFRRCQWALSGRHYVEQTADKDRLPFRYIKHTSKLIRRLGNSDLALQHGKVINLRLAVECMDGVRIGPGEYFSFCRLLGRPTRRRGFVEGMELSFGEARQGVGGGVCQLSNLLHWMALHSPLKVVERANHSFDPFPDDGRVLPFGSGAAIFYNFVDLVLFNPTQQTFQFDLRVAEHQLEGILLCSAERPVRYHVYQRNHRFLRSGAGVIRENEIWRDVHEKGQQGTLLERACIYCNRVRVKYPVDDEQLSDA, from the coding sequence GTGCGTAAACCGCTTTCTCTTTACCATCCGTGGCTCTATGCGCTTCGCGTCTGGCAGCGGCGGCTGTTTCGTCGTTGCCAGTGGGCATTGTCTGGTCGCCATTATGTGGAGCAGACGGCGGATAAGGACCGCTTGCCCTTTCGGTACATCAAGCACACTTCCAAGCTGATTCGGCGGCTGGGCAATAGCGACCTGGCGTTGCAGCACGGCAAGGTCATCAACCTGCGCCTGGCGGTTGAATGCATGGACGGCGTTCGAATCGGGCCGGGGGAATACTTCTCCTTTTGCCGCCTGCTCGGCCGGCCGACCCGACGGCGAGGCTTCGTCGAGGGCATGGAGTTGTCGTTTGGCGAAGCGCGGCAAGGCGTCGGCGGTGGCGTCTGTCAGCTCAGCAACTTGCTTCACTGGATGGCGCTGCACTCGCCGTTGAAGGTTGTGGAGCGTGCCAACCACAGTTTCGACCCGTTCCCCGACGACGGCAGGGTCCTGCCTTTTGGTTCGGGCGCGGCGATCTTCTACAACTTCGTTGATCTGGTGCTGTTCAATCCGACACAGCAGACGTTCCAGTTCGATCTGCGGGTCGCGGAGCACCAGTTGGAAGGCATACTGCTGTGCAGCGCCGAACGTCCCGTCCGTTATCACGTCTACCAGCGCAACCATCGATTCCTGAGGTCTGGCGCAGGCGTTATTCGGGAGAACGAGATCTGGCGTGATGTCCACGAAAAAGGCCAGCAAGGAACCCTGCTGGAGCGCGCCTGCATTTACTGCAACCGAGTGCGAGTGAAGTACCCGGTCGACGACGAGCAACTCTCCGACGCCTGA
- a CDS encoding tripartite tricarboxylate transporter permease, which produces METLSYLGQGFGVALTPYNLITALIGTLIGTVVGLLPGLGPINGVALLIPVAFALGLPPESALILLAAVYLGCEYGGRISSILLNIPGEASTVMTTLDGYPMARNGLAGVALSLSAWSSFIGAFIATCGMVLFAPLLAKWAIAFGPAEYFVLMVFAIVALGGLAGDRPLKTLLAALLGLFLSSVGIDANSGVYRFTFDNIHVSDGIQFVVLVLGLFSVSEILLLLEKTHHGHKMVEASGRMLFNMKEATAVAVVNLRCGLLGFIMGVLPGAGATLASAVAYMTEKKMAGESGKFGKGDLRGLAAPETAIGASACGALVPMLTLGVPGSGTTAVMIGALSLYNITPGPLLFQEQPNIVWGLIASLFIANVMLIILNVPMVRVFTRILSVPNWALVPGIAIITAIGVYAVHATTFDLFLMVAIGILGYVLRKLDFPLSPLLLGFILGGLMEQNLRRALSISNGELGILWSSPIAIGTWALVAVMLGLPLYRAWRKRVRRTREALADAA; this is translated from the coding sequence ATGGAAACGTTGAGCTACCTCGGCCAGGGCTTCGGTGTTGCCCTGACCCCATACAACCTGATCACCGCGCTGATCGGCACCCTGATCGGCACCGTCGTCGGCCTGCTGCCGGGCCTAGGCCCGATCAACGGCGTGGCCCTGCTGATCCCGGTGGCCTTCGCCCTCGGCCTGCCGCCGGAATCGGCGCTGATCCTGCTGGCCGCCGTGTACCTGGGCTGCGAGTACGGCGGGCGGATTTCCTCGATCCTGCTGAACATTCCCGGCGAAGCCTCCACCGTGATGACCACCCTCGACGGCTACCCCATGGCACGCAACGGCCTGGCCGGCGTGGCGCTGTCGCTGTCGGCCTGGAGCTCATTCATTGGCGCCTTCATCGCCACCTGCGGCATGGTGCTGTTCGCCCCGCTGCTGGCGAAATGGGCAATTGCCTTCGGCCCGGCGGAATACTTCGTGCTGATGGTCTTCGCCATCGTCGCCCTGGGCGGGCTGGCCGGCGACCGGCCGCTGAAGACGCTGCTGGCCGCGCTGCTCGGGCTGTTCCTCTCCAGCGTCGGGATCGACGCCAACAGCGGCGTGTACCGTTTCACCTTCGACAATATCCACGTCTCCGATGGCATCCAGTTCGTGGTGCTTGTGCTGGGGCTGTTCTCGGTGAGCGAAATCCTCCTGCTGCTGGAGAAGACCCACCATGGCCACAAGATGGTCGAAGCCAGCGGGCGCATGCTGTTCAACATGAAGGAAGCGACGGCGGTGGCGGTGGTCAATCTGCGCTGCGGCCTGCTCGGCTTCATCATGGGCGTATTGCCCGGCGCCGGCGCGACCCTCGCCAGCGCGGTGGCCTACATGACCGAGAAGAAGATGGCCGGCGAATCGGGCAAGTTCGGCAAGGGCGACCTGCGCGGCCTCGCCGCTCCGGAAACCGCCATCGGCGCCTCCGCCTGTGGAGCCCTGGTGCCGATGCTGACCCTCGGCGTCCCCGGCTCGGGCACCACCGCGGTGATGATCGGCGCGCTCAGCCTGTACAACATCACCCCCGGCCCGCTGCTGTTCCAGGAGCAACCGAACATCGTCTGGGGCCTGATCGCCTCGCTGTTCATCGCCAACGTCATGCTGATCATCCTCAACGTGCCGATGGTCCGGGTATTCACCCGCATCCTCTCGGTGCCGAACTGGGCGCTGGTTCCGGGCATCGCGATCATCACCGCCATCGGCGTCTACGCCGTACACGCCACCACCTTCGACCTGTTCCTGATGGTCGCCATCGGCATCCTCGGCTACGTCCTGCGCAAGCTGGACTTCCCGCTCTCGCCGCTGCTGCTGGGCTTCATCCTCGGCGGACTGATGGAGCAGAACCTGCGCCGCGCGCTGTCCATCTCCAACGGCGAACTGGGCATCCTCTGGTCCAGCCCCATTGCCATCGGCACCTGGGCGCTGGTCGCGGTCATGCTCGGCTTGCCGCTGTACCGCGCCTGGCGCAAACGTGTCCGCCGTACCCGCGAGGCGCTGGCTGACGCCGCGTAA